One Thermococcus kodakarensis KOD1 genomic window carries:
- a CDS encoding V-type ATP synthase subunit F, producing the protein MKIAVLGDSDTVLGFRLAGVHEAYAFEETPLDIERLKNKLNELIEREDVGIILITERLAEKVEIPDVKLPIILQVPDKSGSKLGEKALREIVRRAIGVELKR; encoded by the coding sequence AGCCGTGCTCGGGGACAGCGACACCGTACTCGGTTTCCGCCTTGCAGGTGTCCACGAGGCTTATGCCTTCGAGGAAACTCCACTGGACATTGAAAGGCTCAAGAATAAACTCAACGAACTTATTGAGAGAGAGGATGTTGGGATAATCCTGATAACCGAGAGACTGGCAGAGAAGGTCGAAATTCCCGATGTTAAGCTCCCTATCATCCTTCAGGTGCCGGACAAGTCCGGCTCTAAACTGGGTGAAAAGGCCCTCAGGGAGATAGTAAGGAGGGCCATTGGTGTCGAGTTGAAGAGGTGA